One part of the Palaemon carinicauda isolate YSFRI2023 chromosome 23, ASM3689809v2, whole genome shotgun sequence genome encodes these proteins:
- the LOC137617604 gene encoding piggyBac transposable element-derived protein 2-like, which translates to MDQRKKSLNLQEILEILDEEEKDPVAIFITPPEVREDSDEDSAEEDEGGLADNLNSNQLRASAEAVFHDGRILGEDDDEVENINQTQYDKPPPAVYLKGKSPVEKFEYFFDEDIMNMITKESCRYACDKNAQFTISVSELRVAFGILILLGYHTLPSRRLYWSLDADVGVELVAKAMSRDRFEEILRFLHFTDNQALNKDDELAKIRPLMNHLNTKFAMAYLMDQHISLDEAMIEYFGRHECKQCIRNKPVKLGFKAWCLNSPLGYLATFDVYQGTAFGLNRHYEERFGKGGGTLMILFEKLPSHIKDIPVRFYFNNYFTSLPLVNHLREINYGATGTIRDNRIPKTCPINSTNEMKKVPRGYTDVVVDNIHKILLVRWKDNAVVSNISPVYPLESVSRW; encoded by the exons ATGGACCAGCGCAAGAA AAGTTTGAATCTACAGGAAATACTGGAAATTttagatgaagaggaaaaggatcctgttgcaatttttattactcctcCCGAAGTCAGAGAGGATTCTGATGAAGACTCTGCGGAAGAAGATGAGGGTGGCTTAGCTGACAATCTAAATTCCAATCAACTAAGAGCTTCTGCTGAAGCAGTCTTTCATGATGGGAGAATCctaggtgaagatgatgatgaagtggAAAACA TCAATCAAACACAGTATGATAAACCGCCACCTGCCGTATATTTGAAGGGAAAGTCACCTGTGgagaaatttgaatatttctttgatGAAGATATAATGAACATGATTACCAAGGAATCTTGCAGGTATGCTTGCGACAAAAATGCACAGTTTACCATCTCTGTTTCGGAACTGCGAGTGGCCTTTGGCATTCTCATACTCTTAGGATACCACACATTACCAAGTCGCCGCTTATACTGGTCTTTGGATGCTGATGTTGGAGTTGAACTCGTTGCTAAAGCAATGTCACGTGATAGATTTGAAGAAATTTTACGGTTTCTGCATTTCACTGATAATCAGGCACTAAACAAGGATGACGAACTGGCAAAAATCCGACCTCTAATGAACCATTTGAACACAAAATTTGCCATGGCTTACCTTATGGATCAACATATATCACTTGATGaagcaatgatagaatattttggtaGGCATGAATGCAAGCAGTGCATTCGGAATAAACCTGTGAAATTAGGATTTAAAGCTTGGTGCCTAAATTCTCCACTAGGTTATTTAGCTACATTTGATGTATACCAAGGGACAGCCTTCGGGTTGAATCGTCACTATGAAGAAAGGTTTGGAAAAGGTGGGGGCACTTTGATGATTTTATTCGAAAAACTACCAAGTCATATCAAAGATATACCAGTGAGGTTTTACTTCAACAACTACTTCACAAGTTTACCTTTAGTAAATCACCTACGAGAGATAAACTATGGAGCAACTGGAACAATAAGGGACAACAGAATTCCGAAGACTTGTCCTATAAACTCCACAAACGAAATGAAGAAGGTTCCTCGAGGATATACGGATGTTGTTGTGGATAATATTCATAAGATCTTGTTGGTACGCTGGAAGGATAATGCAGTAGTATCAAATATTTCTCCTGTTTATCCTCTGGAAAGTGTATCTCGCTGGT